In Astatotilapia calliptera chromosome 16, fAstCal1.2, whole genome shotgun sequence, one genomic interval encodes:
- the LOC113007442 gene encoding olfactory receptor 6N2-like: MDVELNVTLLTLGGFAELHKYRYLYFVVIFTLYILILCFNSTIVCLIWTCKNLHEPMYIFIAALLINSVLYSMIIYPKLLSDVLSEKQIISYTLCLFQGFLYYTSAGSEFLLLAAMAYDRYVSICKPLQYPVIMNRITIYVSLVLAWLIPAFETAVSVVLYSEVKLCSFTLTGIFCNNSGYKLQCVTSVAISVYGVVMLINIALLPLLFILFTYIRIVRVSYQSCREVRKKAVKTCLPHLLVLINFSCFIVFDVIIVRLESDLSKTLRLILTFQSILFHPLLNPIIYGLKMNEIFKNLKILFCHVK, encoded by the coding sequence ATGGATGTTGAATTAAATGTAACATTGTTAACTCTTGGTGGGTTTGCAGAATTGCACAAATACAGGTATCTCTATTTTGTGGTTATATTCACACTTTATATTCTGATACTCTGCTTTAATTCGACTATAGTGTGCCTTATTTGGACTTGCAAAAACCTTCACGAGCcaatgtacatttttattgcagCTTTGTTAATCAACTCTGTTCTTTACAGCATGATTATCTATCCGAAGCTTTTATCTGATGTTTTGTCTGAAAAACAGATTATATCGTATACGCTTTGTCTTTTCCAAGGATTTTTATATTACACCTCAGCTGGGTCAGAGTTTTTACTGTTGGCAGCAATGGCATATGACAGGTATGTGTCTATATGCAAACCCCTGCAATATCCAGTTATAATGAATAGAATAACTATATATGTCTCTCTAGTTTTAGCTTGGCTTATACCTGCTTTTGAGACAGCAGTGTCAGTTGTGTTGTATTCTGAAGTAAAACTCTGTAGCTTTACTCTGACAGGAATTTTTTGTAACAATTCAGGATACAAGCTTCAGTGTGTGACCTCAGTGGCAATATCTGTATATGGTGTGGTCATGTTGATAAATATTGCCCTTCTACCTTTGCTTTTCATACTTTTTACATACATCAGGATTGTTAGAGTATCTTACCAAAGTTGCAGAGAAGTGAGGAAAAAAGCTGTAAAGACATGTTTACCCCACTTGCTGGTGTTAATCaacttttcctgttttattgtttttgatgtAATTATAGTTCGACTGGAATCTGATCTATCAAAAACTCTTCGCTTAATACTGACTTTTCAGTCAATTTTATTCCATCCTCTTTTAAATCCAATTATATATGGactcaaaatgaatgaaatttttaaaaacctcAAGATATTGTTTTGTCATGTTAAATAA
- the LOC113007323 gene encoding olfactory receptor 13C2-like, whose product MDQELNFTYVTLDWYVDINKYRYVFFFIMFALYSLIICTNSTIMYIICIHKNLHEPMYIFIAALLLNSVLYSTTIYPKLLIDFLSEKQVTTYSACLFQFFMFYTLGGSEFFLLAAMAYDRYVAICKPLQYHIIMRKTTVSIFLIIAWLVPACHIAVQAIGSANIKLCDFNIKGIFCNNAVYTLLCERSRLITIFGVVALLDLAVLPMLFIVFTYTKIFIVSYQRCKEIQKKAAETCLPHLLVLISASVFFVYDVSIARVETNFPKTVRIVMTLQVVLYHPIFNPFIYGLKMKKISKHLKRFFSRPQSILVLKVNA is encoded by the coding sequence ATGGATCAAGAGTTAAATTTTACATATGTAACTCTGGACTGGTATGTGGACATTAACAAGTAcagatatgttttcttttttattatgtttgcaTTATATAGTCTAATAATCTGCACTAATTCTACTATTATGTACATAATCTGCATTCATAAAAACCTTCATGAGCCTATGTACATTTTCATTGCAGCTTTATTACTGAACTCTGTTCTTTACAGTACAACTATTTACCCAAAACTCCTGATTgactttttatctgaaaaaCAAGTCACAACATATTCAGCCTGtctctttcagttttttatgttttacactCTAGGTGGTTCAGAGTTCTTTCTCTTGGCTGCCATGGCCTATGACAGATATGTGGCAATATGTAAACCTCTGCAATATCATATTATCATGAGAAAAACCACTGTGAGTATTTTTCTGATCATAGCTTGGCTTGTACCTGCTTGTCATATTGCAGTCCAAGCAATAGGGAGTGCTAACATTAAACTGTGTGACTTTAATATAAAGGGAATATTTTGTAACAATGCAGTTTACACTCTTCTGTGTGAAAGATCAAGATTAATTACCATCTTTGGTGTGGTTGCTTTACTAGATCTTGCAGTACTTCCTATGCTCTTTATAGTTTTCACTtatacaaaaatatttatagTCTCTTATCAAAGATGTAAAGAAATTCAGAAGAAAGCTGCAGAGACTTGTTTACCCCATCTTTTAGTTTTAATCAgtgcttctgtgttttttgtgtatgATGTAAGCATAGCTCGGGTGGAAACAAATTTTCCAAAAACTGTACGGATAGTAATGACATTACAAGTAGTTCTGTATCATCCTATTTTTAATCCATTCATCTATGgactcaaaatgaaaaaaatttcAAAACACCTGAAAAGGTTCTTTTCCAGGCCACAATCAATCCTTGTATTAAAAGTAAATGCCTAG